In the Hordeum vulgare subsp. vulgare chromosome 7H, MorexV3_pseudomolecules_assembly, whole genome shotgun sequence genome, one interval contains:
- the LOC123408890 gene encoding uncharacterized protein LOC123408890, with protein MNRMRRIAGMGKSKKAPSAVQKDKDESIVFFRELYKHEKDTDVNLLEPIYSVEFDAIQGGHMSKPPPGKRDLLVQINEKHDYDWPKAPPAAPMFPSLRMEEAGSSETVVPILLKELPIPIAQPVKPSASRSRFVGKTEAGKAPAGSSSGNYAKSQPCTTDRRPASAYASTLPNRQQKASTGTSISSGKAHSHMYYANASQGSASATNAAETPGEAPYTAPKNLLTTGSVFARRGVPSPATTMAARARWSRGPPLGVDAKVESGKARRSPCPPAAAAKELLQVDGRKNALPDKGKAASTGVKPVCSSVGRAVTSKITPAKGMPRTNGKSERRPRFADQ; from the exons AtgaaccgcatgaggagaatcgcGGGGATGGGCAAGAGTAAGAAGGCCCCGTCCGCGGTTCAGAAAGATAAAGACGAGAGCATAGTTTTCTTCCGGGAGCTGTACAAGCATGAGAAAGATACGGATGTGAATCTCCTGGAGCCCATCTACTCCGTGGAGTTCGACGCCATCCAAG GTGGTCACATGTCCAAACCTCCCCCGGGGAAGAGAGATCTCCTCGTGCAAATCAACGAGAAGCACGACTATGACTG GCCCAAGGCCCCTCCAGCTGCACCAATGTTTCCTTCCCTTAGGATGGAGGAAGCCGGCTCCTCCGAAACGGTGGTTCCCATCCTACTGAAAGAGCTACCCATCCCGATCGCGCAACCTGTCAAACCTTCAGCTTCAAGATCAAGG TTCGTTGGCAAGACAGAGGCGGGCAAGGCTCCGGCAGGTTCCTCGTCAGGCAACTATGCCAAGAGCCAGCCTTGCACGACCGACAGGAGACCAGCTTCGGCTTACGCTTCAACTCTGCCAAACAGGCAGCAGAAAGCCAGTACCGGCACGAGCATCAGCTCAGGCAAGGCACACTCGCACATGTACTACGCAAATGCAAGCCAGGGCAGTGCAAGTGCAACCAACGCGGCGGAGACGCCAGGGGAAGCCCCTTACACGGCGCCCAAGAATCTGCTCACGACTGGATCCGTTTTCGCACGGCGCGGGGTACCGTCACCAGCAACGACAATGGCGGCAAGAGCTCGGTGGTCTAGAGGTCCTCCATTGGGCGTGGACGCCAAAGTTGAGAGCGGCAAGGCGAGGAGGTCACCGTGCCCACCGGCTGCTGCGGCAAAGGAGCTGCTGCAGGTAGATGGCAGAAAGAATGCTTTACCGGACAAGGGCAAGGCTGCCAGCACTGGCGTCAAGCCTGTTTGCAGCAGCGTTGGCCGTGCGGTCACCAGCAAGATCACGCCAGCCAAGGGAATGCCAAGAACAAATGGCAAGAGCGAGCGGAGACCAAGGTTTGCAGACCAGTGA